In Telopea speciosissima isolate NSW1024214 ecotype Mountain lineage chromosome 10, Tspe_v1, whole genome shotgun sequence, the DNA window TTTGGGAGAGAGGATATCATGGAGGAAGTTAGAGGATTTAGGAAAGATGAGAGAGCGATCTGTgggcaatctctctctctcccccaaaaCCCACCAATGATATCACTCTCACGGTTTTTCCATCTTATTTTTCTCACACAGTTCCCTCTCTTTCtcgttttttttctctccatctctcacgctctcttttctctttcccttatttttctttttaagaacgGCTTCCTCTCTCCTAGAATCCTCCTCCAACATCCATGATTTAGCATAGCAGCCCCCTTCCaccattattcttctttttccaatcCCTTTCTCCTCCACGGGTTTTTCTGGACAGCATTGCATAGAGATCAGCATCATCACCATGGCGACCTCTTCAACCATCGATTCAGCCGCTCATCTTTCATTCGCCGCATCACACACTTCACCGACCTCTTTACGCTCATTGTGTTACATGGAAGATCACCATTGTTGCCCCCTGTCAGTTAGCCCCATGAGTGGCTAAGTATCTTttgtctttaggtgtagatgaaacATTGAATTGTGTTAATTAAATTCATGGATGATACGTTTCATTGCTTGATGTTAagacttataattttatttcattgaatggATTTTATTGCTCTATCTAGTTTAGGGAATTTGATTCTGTGATTCATCTTCTCTATTCAAGAAATGATATTCCTGTGATTGTAATTGAAACCAATGATAGACTATAACTGACCGAACTAAGCCTGCTAAGCCAAAAGCGAAAGACGATAGTGATCGACAAGATAGGTTATAACTAGGTCGAATTATAATTTATCATTCTATGGTGTCATTAGGTTTGTAGCTATAATGAATCGTAAGTGTATTCCATAAATTAACTAATGAATCAATGTGGATTCGAAACTTGAAGAcagtctctctctttcatctctcaaattgatttttagtATCCCTTATAGTTAATTAAGTTATTGCTTTTTGTTTAGTTTAATAAAATCTAAAACGACTATATTTCATCCTTAGAATTTTAGCCTTCCAGTTTTCCGTGGATTCGATCCCTATTTACCACTGTTCTATTAGTTctaattagggtttatttttttataacatAACAACAAGATCAGTGCGCAACATTCCTTACATATGCCGTCTCTCTGATTTCCTCTAGCAGATCCAAATTTGCTCTCAGATTTTCATCACTAGTCTCTAGGTCATTGAGTTGTACCCTTAGTGAAGTTTCTCCAATTTCCATAGGAATCATTGCTTCAGTTCCATACGTCAACATAAATGGAGTTTCACCTGTTGCAAGCCTTGtggttgtccgatatgcccataggatgTTTGGTAGCTTTTCAGCCCATTTGGCTATCTCTAACTTCTTTTTGATCCCATCGATCAAGATTTTGTTCATGGCTTTAGCTAAGCCATTAGATTGGGGATGTGCTACTGAAGTCTTATGCAGTTGAATCTCATACCGATCACTAAACTCCTTAAGCTTTTGCTCAAATTGCTTCCCATTATTTGTGATAAGGGTTCTTGGGATTCCATATCTATAAATGaaagaatggaggaagaacttCCACACCTTCGTGGCTGAGATTATGGCCAATGCCtccacctctacccccttggtgaagtaatctactactactaccatgAATTGTCTACCTCTTGACGCCTTTGGGAATGGCCCCAAAATGTCCATCCCCCATTGTATAAAAAGGCAGTGGACTAGCGATGGAGATGAGCTCAGTTGCCGGCTGGCAGATGATCGGTGTGAAGGTTTGACATTTGATGCATTTACGTATAAAACTCATTGCCTTTTTTCGTAAGTATGGCCAAAAGTACCCTTGCCTAATGATCTTGTGAGCTAACGCTATGCCCCTCAAGTGTTGTCCGCAAATGCCAATATGAATTTCCCTAAGCACATACTCTGCTTCTGATGGTCTGAGGCATTTTAAATATGCATGGCGTAAGTTTTTTTGTAAAGTACCCCCTCGATCATAATGAACCATGttgctctcatccttatcttcttaacttcttcttttttgattGGAAGTATGCCCCCTTGGAGATATGTGATTAGAGGATCCATCCAGCAAGGTTCAACATCAATGGGTAATACATTCTCGGTTTCTTTTATGCTTGGTGCACTGAGAATGTCTATGTACAATGTTCGGCCTAACTCTTGAAAGTTTGAGGTGGCTAACCTGGACAACGCATCTGCTGATGTGTTCTATGTATGGGGTACTTATAAGATTTGAAAGTAAGCAAATCCAATAATTAAGTCGCGTGCCTTCTTTAGATATTGCGTCATGCGCtgtatttgagttaaaataaaaccgcaagcgtaaggataaatcgtagctacgggtcgaacacgaggagatatacgccactctatttaactaacttaaaagtaatgcaaagtgaaccaatttaaagtgttaaattaaactaattaaactaacgaaatcaatgcatcctaattcataagcatctaacaaaagtaagggattaaattggcatcctaacacatgagcatctaacctatcaaactaaagcgaattgaaaggaataaaaatacagccacacatactaaccatataaaaaaaaaataagggaataaaaatgcatccataaaccacaaccatataaaattaaaataaaagaaatagagggggaagaagaagaagatagacagagatagaggagatggagaatgagattgagagtttagatagtaaaacctggatgtgcttgcatgaatgtaattgaaaagcttgaatacttgcataaacttaccatggcctcctcttctaaatcttcaagtcttgtcatcaacttaagaacttagactagaaggcttaaaacctaaactagaattaagaaattacaacccaattgaagacttaaattgaaattaaagcataaactaaacctattataaccattaactaaaaatcataaaagcaaactagaacttagaaaagccaaaaatcacaaattagaaggagaagaagagaagaaatttcattaagtgaatgagcaatttttacaagagaggtaaggggtatttataggtggaagagaggagaagagagaagatggaagtgtaggagaaatattccataagaaaagagaatattctcttctctttcctcttttacaatgccttgaatcctaagaaaaaagaaaaaaaaagaaagaagaagaagagaagattgtttacatagaccttttatttctagaaaaataaacttccaattctaacaagtgcttccttttctttgtagatatcttctccaagcaattaaatcaaaacatctttgatttttcaaccttccatagatgagaaaatataaatctatcccaagtagaatttcagaagtgcctttgagaagttggaggagagagagagtaagggtgatgactaggattccttcaagaataaataaaatacccattctatctttcagaaaacgtggagcatggggtgcttatataggcctcaccattatgttccttgcgaaaaatcacccaaaatagacccaaatttcgtccaattcgaagttggggagcccaagatatctcaagttgaagttggactgaccagagccttccaaatggaatctttcgggtacagtaaagtaacttctgataatttgttaaggcccctggaatccaaacttccgctttactttgtccccgtccgactgtcaataattataaataaacccttgTACACCATTTTCGTgtgtcgttacgaaaacggccataacttcttcgtttcaactcagaatcaagtgtcgtttgaactgttgcgaagctgactcgatgggctatgtatccatactattaatacctcaaaaaaaatcttaaaaacatctccttagcatcatctccattttcacaataattcacctaaaccctgaaaagcacaagaaagcaccaagtaactttgtccaatgtggtaaaatgtatgctttatgccctaagatttcacacataaatgtgctcatcagattcccccacacttgaacgttacttgtcctcaagtaaagcaaaagataaactaacttagaatgcaaaaaaaaaaaatcctaactcactttcgtaggaatcacggttgtacttagcatgtgcaacaagcatttcaacccctaggttacccctagtggacgagttgtgtctcgtgggtgtttgcagtgaatatacactcaaaattcaataaatcaaaaagaatgatgtaaatttttctcatgacATAaataagatagggcacacaatctcaaagaaatactcaactaaagatta includes these proteins:
- the LOC122643499 gene encoding uncharacterized protein LOC122643499; the encoded protein is MVVVVDYFTKGVEVEALAIISATKVWKFFLHSFIYRYGIPRTLITNNGKQFEQKLKEFSDRYEIQLHKTSVAHPQSNGLAKAMNKILIDGIKKKLEIAKWAEKLPNILWAYRTTTRLATGETPFMLTYGTEAMIPMEIGETSLRVQLNDLETSDENLRANLDLLEEIRETAYVRNVAH